From a single Chitinophaga sp. Cy-1792 genomic region:
- a CDS encoding TIGR00730 family Rossman fold protein, whose amino-acid sequence MAEFVDGFESLAKIGPCISIFGSARTQPGNRYYDLAEEIAARLAEEGFGIITGGGPGVMEAANKGAQRARGKSVGANITLPHEQYPNPYIDNDKRLNFDYFFVRKVMFTKYSQGFVMMPGGFGTMDEFFEVATLIQTKKMEETPMVLVGKEYWSGLLDWVKNVMLEKEHNINAPDLDLLKLFDTADEVVEYFRVFYTTNKLRPNF is encoded by the coding sequence ATGGCGGAATTCGTGGATGGTTTTGAATCCCTGGCTAAGATAGGTCCCTGCATATCAATATTTGGATCCGCCCGTACCCAACCGGGTAACCGTTACTACGACCTCGCTGAAGAAATCGCAGCACGACTCGCAGAAGAAGGCTTCGGTATTATTACCGGCGGCGGTCCCGGTGTCATGGAAGCTGCCAACAAAGGCGCCCAGCGCGCCCGTGGTAAATCGGTAGGTGCCAACATCACCCTGCCCCACGAGCAGTACCCTAACCCCTATATCGACAACGACAAACGCCTCAACTTCGATTATTTCTTCGTAAGAAAGGTGATGTTTACCAAATACTCACAGGGCTTTGTAATGATGCCTGGTGGCTTCGGTACCATGGATGAATTCTTTGAAGTGGCTACGCTTATCCAGACAAAAAAGATGGAAGAAACGCCCATGGTACTCGTAGGAAAAGAATACTGGAGCGGCCTGCTGGACTGGGTAAAGAATGTGATGCTCGAAAAAGAACATAACATCAATGCACCAGACCTCGACCTGCTGAAACTCTTCGATACCGCCGATGAAGTGGTGGAGTATTTCAGGGTTTTCTATACTACCAACAAGCTAAGACCGAATTTCTAA
- a CDS encoding O-methyltransferase, which produces MELIPEAVEQFSEKYTTPESEQLYKLHRETYLKVELPHMLSGQVQGQFLSMVSHMIRPMRILELGTYTGYSAICLAQGLQPGGLLHTVDINEELETLCQKYWEATGTADKIKMHIGKAAAIIESLDEVFDLVFIDADKAGYEHYYDQVWDKLRPGGFILADNVLYHGQVLLPESERGSQAKAMVRFCEKVLADDRAEQVLLTIRDGVLLIRKK; this is translated from the coding sequence ATGGAGCTGATACCGGAAGCAGTGGAGCAATTTTCAGAGAAGTATACCACACCAGAGAGTGAGCAGTTATACAAACTACATCGGGAAACCTATCTGAAAGTAGAATTGCCACACATGCTTAGTGGCCAGGTACAGGGCCAGTTCCTGAGTATGGTAAGCCATATGATCCGCCCCATGCGGATTTTGGAACTAGGTACCTATACAGGGTACTCAGCCATCTGTCTGGCGCAGGGTTTGCAGCCCGGAGGTCTATTACATACGGTAGATATCAACGAAGAACTGGAAACACTCTGCCAGAAATACTGGGAGGCTACCGGAACAGCCGATAAAATTAAAATGCATATAGGCAAGGCCGCAGCGATTATTGAGTCACTCGATGAAGTATTCGACCTTGTATTTATCGATGCAGACAAAGCTGGTTACGAACATTACTATGATCAGGTATGGGACAAATTAAGGCCGGGAGGTTTCATCCTCGCCGATAATGTACTGTACCACGGTCAGGTACTACTGCCGGAAAGTGAACGTGGAAGCCAGGCAAAAGCCATGGTACGATTTTGTGAGAAAGTGCTGGCAGACGACCGCGCAGAACAAGTACTGCTAACTATCCGTGATGGTGTTCTCCTGATCAGGAAGAAATAA
- a CDS encoding glucosaminidase domain-containing protein, translating into MQVRKFLLVVSFLIGATVQLHAQKITTQQYIETYKQLAIDEQRRTGVPAAITLAQGVVETQSGNGALCQQSNNHFGIKCKNTWTGKTIKYDDDAAQECFRVYETARESYKDHSDFLRSNPRYAFLFQFDGEDYKSWAFGLKQAGYATNKTYPQQLIKVIEDNNLQRFSLIALGKLSPEASEASSIGEGMANNGTVVNPKPRPVTGGSSNKHNQSSKPVAGNYPKGIFEINGRKAVFAKAGTSLIQLADQRDMRLSKLVRFNDLPSDAPLKKDMIIFLQKKAKKGGSEFHTVAKGESLLDVAQAEGIQLKWLRRRNKLHEGDQPAAGQKLALTGFSSNMPALAKNSREEEEDEEEEIAYQPPVKTPAKTPASQQNNSQTGGIPVAMIEDLKKNGDVTVSNGNSSAPATTPAVTPAQPPAKATMPAPSPSKPATPAPVASTPAPAPVKTTGGSTQYHDVQPKETLYGIARMYNKSVTQLQEWNNLQGFDIKIGQRLLVGK; encoded by the coding sequence ATGCAAGTAAGAAAATTCTTGTTGGTGGTCAGTTTTCTTATTGGCGCCACTGTGCAGCTACACGCACAGAAGATCACAACGCAGCAGTATATTGAAACGTACAAACAACTGGCCATCGATGAACAACGTCGTACAGGCGTTCCCGCAGCTATCACGCTGGCACAGGGAGTAGTGGAAACGCAATCTGGCAATGGCGCACTCTGCCAGCAATCCAATAACCACTTCGGTATTAAATGTAAAAATACCTGGACCGGTAAAACCATCAAATACGACGATGACGCCGCCCAGGAATGTTTCCGTGTATACGAAACCGCGAGAGAGTCCTATAAAGACCACTCCGACTTCCTGCGAAGCAACCCACGATACGCCTTCCTCTTCCAGTTCGACGGTGAAGACTATAAATCCTGGGCTTTCGGTCTGAAACAAGCCGGATATGCGACCAATAAAACCTATCCGCAACAATTAATCAAAGTAATTGAAGACAATAACCTGCAACGCTTTTCGCTGATTGCACTGGGTAAATTATCGCCGGAAGCCTCCGAAGCCAGCTCCATCGGCGAAGGAATGGCCAATAACGGCACTGTGGTAAACCCCAAACCCAGACCTGTTACCGGTGGTTCTTCCAATAAACATAATCAATCCAGCAAACCGGTTGCGGGCAACTACCCTAAAGGGATTTTCGAAATCAACGGCCGTAAAGCCGTATTTGCGAAGGCTGGTACCAGCCTCATCCAACTCGCAGATCAACGCGATATGCGCCTGAGCAAACTGGTACGCTTCAATGACCTGCCGAGTGATGCGCCACTGAAAAAAGATATGATCATCTTTCTACAGAAAAAAGCTAAAAAAGGCGGTTCCGAATTCCATACCGTTGCTAAAGGTGAGTCATTACTGGACGTAGCACAGGCTGAAGGTATTCAGCTCAAATGGCTGCGCCGCCGTAATAAACTGCATGAAGGCGATCAGCCTGCTGCAGGTCAGAAACTGGCCCTGACAGGCTTCTCCTCCAATATGCCTGCCCTGGCAAAAAACAGCCGTGAGGAAGAAGAAGATGAGGAGGAAGAAATAGCTTATCAGCCGCCTGTTAAAACACCGGCTAAAACACCAGCCTCCCAGCAAAATAACTCGCAGACAGGTGGGATACCTGTTGCCATGATAGAAGATCTGAAGAAAAACGGAGATGTGACTGTTTCTAACGGTAACAGCTCTGCTCCCGCCACCACACCGGCTGTAACACCTGCCCAGCCACCTGCTAAGGCTACCATGCCTGCTCCGTCGCCGTCAAAACCGGCAACACCTGCTCCTGTAGCCAGCACACCTGCTCCTGCCCCGGTAAAAACTACCGGCGGCAGCACCCAATACCACGATGTACAGCCGAAAGAAACGCTGTACGGTATCGCTAGAATGTACAACAAATCTGTAACCCAGTTACAGGAATGGAATAATTTGCAGGGCTTCGATATAAAAATCGGCCAGCGCCTGCTTGTGGGAAAATAA
- the hpt gene encoding hypoxanthine phosphoribosyltransferase: MSVITVHDKQFQPYIGADELQQRIREMAAKINEDLKGERPLFIAILNGSFMFAADMFKYINIDAEISFIKLASYKGTKSTGNVVQAIGLDEDLFNRTVVILEDIVDTGKTLSQFLPQLEHQQPKKLLVASLLTKPEAMVHPIKIDYLGFSVPNKFLLGYGLDYDGLGRNLPEIYQLVGQE, from the coding sequence ATGTCGGTAATCACAGTGCATGACAAACAGTTTCAACCCTATATTGGTGCAGATGAACTGCAGCAACGTATAAGGGAAATGGCCGCTAAAATCAATGAAGATCTTAAAGGCGAACGCCCTTTGTTTATTGCTATCCTCAATGGTTCTTTTATGTTCGCTGCTGATATGTTTAAATATATCAACATCGACGCAGAGATCTCTTTTATTAAACTGGCTTCCTACAAAGGAACCAAATCAACAGGAAATGTAGTACAGGCAATTGGTCTGGATGAAGACCTCTTCAACCGTACCGTCGTTATCCTGGAAGATATTGTGGATACCGGTAAAACACTCAGCCAGTTCCTTCCGCAGCTGGAACACCAGCAACCTAAAAAATTACTGGTAGCCTCCCTGCTTACTAAACCGGAAGCGATGGTGCATCCTATCAAAATCGATTATCTCGGCTTCTCCGTACCAAATAAATTTCTCCTGGGATATGGACTCGACTATGATGGTCTGGGCCGTAACCTGCCGGAAATTTATCAGCTCGTAGGACAGGAATAA
- a CDS encoding VWA domain-containing protein: MRKLLLLLILYCCTANAQTTWTSGAVEDSLTHKPIAGVSVCVMNDTTCVVTNSAGLFRIQLTKPLVQIRLEIPGYLPKTIFVKQDDRPLITLLPARKAMDPIALAKARAKLSRNSNPNYSNSGMGIHTFYNETYGATYENKFQRAGAIPASNFAVDVDRASYSNVRRFLRQKEKVPTDAVRIEEMVNYFQYTYPLPGAGQTIGLMGQFTSCPWEPMHRLLQIVIRATSIPLDSLPPSNLVFLIDASGSMDAPNKLPLLQAAFRVLVNNLRPIDRVAIVAYASEPQVVLASTFGDQKEKILAAIDNLNANGATAGEAAVKLAYQIAEQHFISNGNNRVILATDGDFNVGRSTDEEMEQLVTKEKESGVLLTCLGVGMKNYKDSKLKIMAAKGNGNFAYIDDLEEATKIFAREFGSTLFTVARDVRAEVHFNPAIVKAYRLIGYENKVLPTDNSLPDSVAGGIVGSGHCAVALYEILPVDSLSDHPDAMLASIKVTYRRPQEATLHELEVSLADRCIPFGEASVDHRFAASVALFGMILRNSSYRGCGNMEMVENIAKKSLGPDKSGYRKEFLKLVKLAEKSK, from the coding sequence ATGCGAAAGTTGCTTTTGCTACTGATACTGTACTGTTGTACTGCTAACGCCCAAACTACCTGGACCAGCGGCGCCGTGGAAGATAGTCTCACCCACAAACCTATTGCTGGTGTATCCGTCTGCGTTATGAACGATACCACCTGCGTGGTAACGAACAGTGCCGGATTATTTCGCATTCAGCTAACCAAACCATTGGTTCAAATCCGTCTTGAAATACCCGGATATCTTCCTAAAACAATATTTGTAAAACAGGACGACCGCCCGCTGATAACGCTCCTGCCTGCACGAAAAGCCATGGATCCTATTGCCCTGGCTAAAGCCAGGGCGAAACTCTCCCGCAACAGTAATCCTAACTATAGTAACTCCGGTATGGGCATCCATACTTTCTATAATGAAACCTATGGTGCTACCTACGAGAATAAATTCCAGCGCGCCGGCGCGATACCTGCTTCCAACTTTGCAGTGGATGTAGACAGGGCTTCCTACAGCAATGTTCGCAGATTCCTGCGCCAGAAGGAAAAGGTGCCTACCGATGCGGTCAGGATTGAGGAAATGGTGAATTATTTCCAATATACCTACCCGTTACCTGGCGCCGGGCAAACGATCGGATTGATGGGGCAGTTTACCAGCTGCCCATGGGAGCCGATGCACCGCCTGCTGCAAATCGTGATCCGCGCTACTTCTATTCCGCTGGATAGTCTGCCCCCCAGTAACCTGGTGTTTCTGATCGATGCTTCCGGCTCTATGGATGCTCCCAACAAATTGCCTTTATTACAGGCGGCATTCCGCGTGCTGGTAAATAACCTGCGCCCTATAGACCGCGTGGCTATCGTGGCATATGCCAGCGAACCACAGGTGGTGCTGGCATCTACCTTTGGTGATCAGAAAGAGAAAATTCTTGCGGCCATCGATAACCTGAATGCCAATGGCGCTACAGCGGGAGAGGCAGCGGTTAAACTGGCCTATCAGATAGCGGAACAACACTTCATCAGCAATGGAAATAACCGGGTTATATTGGCCACCGACGGGGATTTTAATGTAGGTAGATCTACCGATGAGGAAATGGAACAACTGGTTACCAAAGAAAAAGAAAGTGGTGTTTTATTGACCTGCCTGGGCGTGGGCATGAAGAACTATAAAGATTCCAAACTAAAGATCATGGCCGCCAAAGGCAATGGTAATTTTGCGTATATAGATGATCTGGAGGAAGCCACCAAGATTTTTGCCCGGGAGTTTGGAAGTACGTTGTTTACTGTGGCCCGTGATGTCAGGGCGGAGGTACATTTCAACCCTGCTATTGTAAAGGCTTACCGGCTGATAGGTTATGAAAACAAGGTGCTTCCAACGGATAATAGTCTGCCGGACTCCGTTGCTGGTGGTATTGTGGGGAGTGGCCATTGTGCGGTGGCGTTATATGAGATATTGCCGGTGGATAGTTTAAGCGATCATCCTGATGCTATGCTGGCCAGTATTAAGGTCACTTATCGCCGGCCACAGGAGGCTACTTTACATGAGCTGGAGGTGAGTCTTGCCGATCGTTGTATTCCGTTTGGTGAGGCGTCTGTGGATCATCGCTTTGCTGCATCAGTAGCTTTGTTTGGTATGATCCTGCGTAATTCTTCCTACCGTGGGTGTGGTAATATGGAAATGGTGGAGAATATTGCGAAGAAGTCGCTGGGGCCTGATAAAAGTGGCTACCGGAAAGAGTTTCTGAAGCTGGTAAAGCTGGCGGAGAAGTCTAAATAA
- a CDS encoding class I SAM-dependent methyltransferase, whose amino-acid sequence MDNKLQMFENRLTKVFRHISKIARRQNITCYRVYDDDIPEFPFSIEVYEDHVYIAEYHRKHGMDEDAHEAWLDSCLELIARILDVAPSKVWVKQRQRKESRKGQYEKLSLESEEMTAHEAGLKFKVNLSDYLDTGLFLDHRITRSMVREEAQDKKVLNLFCYTGSFSVYAAAGGASQVTSVDLSKTYLSWAEENFRLNDIDPAKHEFIHADVLQYLDTLKLNTYDLVIMDPPTFSNSKRMKEFLDVQRDHVMMLNKVLLATKKGGTIYFSNNYRRFIMENDQIEASTIKDITAQTLPFDFQQKMIRKCYKIIK is encoded by the coding sequence ATGGATAACAAGCTCCAGATGTTCGAGAACCGGCTGACGAAAGTTTTCCGGCATATCTCCAAAATCGCCAGACGCCAAAACATCACCTGCTACCGCGTATATGATGATGACATTCCCGAATTTCCTTTTAGTATAGAAGTCTATGAAGACCACGTATACATCGCGGAATATCATCGCAAACATGGTATGGACGAAGATGCGCACGAAGCATGGCTCGACTCATGCCTGGAACTGATCGCCAGAATACTGGATGTCGCCCCTTCCAAAGTATGGGTGAAACAACGACAGCGCAAGGAAAGCCGTAAAGGCCAGTACGAAAAACTCAGCCTGGAAAGTGAAGAAATGACTGCCCATGAAGCCGGACTCAAATTCAAAGTGAACCTCTCCGACTACCTGGACACCGGTCTCTTCCTCGACCACCGCATTACCCGCAGTATGGTCAGAGAAGAAGCCCAGGATAAAAAAGTGCTCAACCTATTCTGCTATACCGGCTCTTTCTCCGTATATGCAGCCGCTGGCGGCGCATCCCAGGTAACATCTGTAGATCTCTCCAAAACCTACTTAAGCTGGGCAGAAGAGAACTTCAGACTGAACGATATCGACCCGGCAAAGCATGAATTCATCCATGCCGACGTATTGCAATACCTGGACACACTCAAACTCAACACCTATGATCTCGTGATCATGGACCCTCCTACCTTCTCCAACAGCAAGCGTATGAAGGAGTTCCTGGACGTACAGCGCGATCACGTCATGATGCTGAACAAAGTACTGCTGGCCACTAAAAAAGGCGGCACCATCTACTTCAGTAATAATTACAGGAGATTTATCATGGAGAATGATCAGATCGAAGCCAGTACTATCAAGGATATTACGGCACAAACATTACCGTTCGACTTCCAGCAGAAAATGATCCGCAAATGTTATAAGATCATCAAATAA
- the dnaJ gene encoding molecular chaperone DnaJ translates to MSTKRDYYEILVVTKSATQDEIKKAYRKVAMQYHPDRNPNNKEAEEKFKEAAEAYEILSDPDKRAQYDRFGHAGMNGRGGGGFNGGGMNMDDIFSNFGDIFGDDIFGSFFGGGGGRGQGGGGRRGRGTRGSNLRVKIKLTYEEIAKGANKKIKVKKYVSCQHCGGLGAKDKNSFQTCNSCGGSGQVRKVTNTFLGQMQTVTTCPNCHGEGQIITSKCNHCKGEGRMYGEETVSIDIPAGVQEGMQLSMSGKGNAGERGGAPGDLLILIEEEPHPELHRDGLNVAYDLHISFTDAVFGTSLEVPTIDGKAKIKIPAGTQSGKIFRLKGKGFPSINSYDRGDQLIHVNVWTPQHLTNDEKDMLEKLHSSDNFKPNPEKSDKGFFEKVRDIFS, encoded by the coding sequence ATGTCTACCAAGAGAGATTATTACGAAATACTTGTTGTAACTAAATCTGCGACACAGGATGAGATCAAAAAGGCTTACCGTAAAGTAGCCATGCAGTATCACCCTGACCGCAACCCCAACAACAAGGAGGCGGAAGAGAAGTTTAAAGAAGCCGCCGAAGCATATGAAATATTAAGCGATCCGGATAAACGGGCACAATATGATCGCTTCGGACACGCCGGCATGAATGGCCGCGGCGGTGGTGGATTTAACGGTGGTGGTATGAATATGGACGACATATTCTCCAACTTCGGTGACATTTTTGGCGACGATATTTTCGGTAGCTTCTTTGGTGGAGGCGGCGGAAGAGGCCAGGGTGGCGGTGGCCGCCGTGGTCGCGGTACCCGTGGCTCCAATCTTCGTGTGAAAATCAAACTCACCTACGAAGAAATCGCCAAAGGCGCCAACAAAAAAATCAAAGTTAAAAAATACGTTTCCTGCCAGCATTGCGGCGGATTAGGCGCAAAAGATAAAAACTCCTTCCAGACCTGTAACTCCTGTGGAGGTTCCGGTCAGGTAAGAAAAGTAACCAACACCTTCCTCGGTCAGATGCAGACAGTTACCACCTGTCCGAACTGCCACGGCGAAGGCCAGATCATTACCAGCAAATGTAACCACTGTAAAGGCGAAGGTCGCATGTACGGTGAAGAAACCGTTAGCATCGACATCCCGGCAGGTGTACAGGAAGGTATGCAGCTCTCCATGAGCGGCAAAGGTAACGCCGGCGAAAGAGGCGGCGCCCCTGGTGATCTCCTCATCCTCATCGAAGAGGAACCACATCCTGAACTGCACAGAGATGGCCTCAACGTAGCCTACGACCTGCACATTTCCTTCACCGACGCTGTCTTCGGAACTTCCCTCGAAGTACCAACCATCGACGGTAAAGCGAAAATCAAAATACCTGCAGGTACACAAAGTGGTAAAATCTTCCGCCTCAAAGGCAAAGGTTTCCCAAGCATCAACTCATACGACCGCGGCGATCAGCTGATCCACGTAAACGTATGGACACCACAACACCTGACCAACGACGAAAAAGATATGCTGGAAAAACTGCATTCTTCCGATAACTTCAAACCTAATCCGGAAAAATCAGATAAAGGCTTCTTCGAAAAAGTCAGAGATATTTTTAGCTAA
- a CDS encoding nucleotide exchange factor GrpE: MHQEEINKTENEKGMPDGNTDENMSGTSHMNNELDESGELAKKDQEIADLRDKYLRLQAEFDNFRRRTAKEKLELMQTAGKDVIVSLLDILDDSERASKQMETATDLASVKDGSMMVFNKLKSSLLSKGLTEMDAMHQEFNPDLHDAITEIPAPTPDLAGKVLDVLQKGYYLNDKLIRHAKVVVGK; the protein is encoded by the coding sequence ATGCATCAAGAGGAAATCAACAAAACCGAAAATGAGAAAGGCATGCCGGATGGTAACACTGATGAGAATATGAGTGGAACTTCGCATATGAATAATGAGTTGGATGAATCTGGTGAGTTGGCTAAGAAAGACCAGGAAATTGCAGACCTGCGCGATAAATACCTGCGCCTGCAGGCAGAGTTCGACAATTTCCGCAGACGTACAGCCAAAGAGAAATTAGAATTAATGCAAACTGCCGGCAAAGACGTAATTGTATCTTTGCTCGATATACTGGATGATAGCGAAAGAGCTTCCAAACAAATGGAAACAGCTACTGACCTGGCTTCTGTAAAAGATGGTTCCATGATGGTTTTCAATAAGTTAAAATCATCCCTGTTATCCAAAGGCCTGACAGAAATGGATGCCATGCACCAGGAGTTTAATCCAGACCTGCACGATGCCATTACTGAAATCCCTGCCCCTACCCCGGACCTCGCCGGTAAAGTGCTGGACGTATTACAGAAAGGCTACTACCTGAACGACAAGCTGATTCGTCACGCTAAGGTGGTGGTAGGTAAATAG
- a CDS encoding class I SAM-dependent rRNA methyltransferase, protein MTKVFLKKSIQNRVLLGHPWVFGNEVNEIDGPVDAGDTVDVYTHKGTFVGRGYINPQSQILVRLLTRDKREEINDEFFYRRLLKCWEYRKKIGYVENCRLVFGEADEMPALIIDKFNDYLVIQTLALGMEKWKGAIVDALNRIFSPKGIYERNDVPVRELEGMQQQKGFLSAPFDTNVIINENGLKFHVDIENGQKTGYFLDQQDNRRAIQHIVKGADVLEAFCYTGTFSCHAGYYGAKSVMGLDISEHAVNTARRNAQLNNLQDICKFQAVNAFDQLKTWTKEEKKFDVVILDPPAFTKSRENIQKAITGYKEINLRGMKLLKPGGFLVTASCTNLVPPSLFLEIIDMAAKDARKKLRQVTFQTQAQDHPILWNIENTTYLKFLIVEVQ, encoded by the coding sequence ATGACAAAAGTATTTTTAAAGAAAAGTATACAAAACAGGGTTTTGCTGGGTCATCCCTGGGTGTTTGGTAATGAAGTGAATGAAATCGACGGGCCGGTAGATGCTGGTGATACCGTGGATGTCTATACTCATAAAGGCACCTTTGTTGGCCGTGGTTACATCAATCCGCAGTCCCAGATCCTGGTTCGCCTGCTCACCCGCGATAAGCGCGAAGAGATCAACGATGAATTCTTTTATCGCAGGCTGCTGAAGTGCTGGGAATACCGTAAAAAGATCGGTTATGTGGAAAACTGCCGTCTGGTATTTGGTGAGGCCGATGAAATGCCTGCCCTGATCATCGATAAATTCAATGACTACCTCGTTATCCAGACGCTGGCGCTGGGTATGGAAAAATGGAAAGGTGCCATCGTAGATGCGCTGAACAGGATTTTCAGTCCTAAAGGCATCTATGAAAGAAACGATGTGCCTGTTCGTGAGCTGGAAGGCATGCAGCAACAGAAAGGCTTCCTCTCTGCTCCGTTCGATACCAACGTCATCATCAATGAAAACGGTCTGAAATTCCATGTCGACATTGAAAATGGCCAGAAAACAGGCTATTTCCTTGATCAGCAGGATAACCGCCGCGCCATCCAGCATATCGTGAAAGGTGCCGACGTACTGGAAGCATTCTGCTATACCGGTACTTTCTCCTGCCATGCCGGCTATTATGGCGCTAAAAGCGTAATGGGCCTCGATATCTCCGAGCATGCCGTTAACACCGCACGTCGTAATGCCCAGCTGAACAACCTCCAGGATATATGTAAGTTCCAGGCAGTGAATGCTTTTGATCAGCTGAAAACATGGACCAAAGAAGAAAAGAAATTTGATGTTGTTATACTGGATCCACCGGCATTTACCAAAAGCCGTGAGAATATCCAGAAAGCAATTACTGGTTATAAAGAGATCAACCTGCGTGGTATGAAGTTGCTGAAACCAGGTGGATTCCTGGTAACGGCTTCCTGTACCAACCTGGTACCGCCAAGCCTGTTCCTGGAAATCATCGATATGGCCGCCAAAGACGCCAGAAAAAAACTGCGTCAGGTGACCTTCCAGACCCAGGCGCAAGACCACCCGATCCTCTGGAATATCGAGAATACAACATATCTCAAGTTCCTGATCGTGGAAGTACAGTAG
- a CDS encoding T9SS type A sorting domain-containing protein translates to MLKSSTLLFTLFFCLCTFAVRAQNDKSQPATDGGSKIVKLYPNPATNIVNFEITQLHNNEQPYDLIVYNFLGKKIDQLKGIGVRTSVNLSNYYSGLYIYQLRDQRGNLVESGKFNVVK, encoded by the coding sequence ATGTTAAAATCCTCTACCCTCTTATTTACCCTGTTTTTTTGCCTCTGTACCTTTGCGGTCAGAGCTCAAAACGACAAATCCCAACCGGCAACGGACGGGGGTAGTAAAATTGTAAAACTATACCCTAACCCTGCTACTAACATCGTTAACTTCGAAATTACACAGCTACATAATAACGAACAACCATATGATCTTATTGTGTACAATTTCCTTGGTAAAAAAATAGATCAGCTGAAAGGTATAGGGGTACGTACCAGCGTAAATCTGTCTAACTACTATAGTGGACTATACATTTACCAGTTGAGAGATCAGCGCGGTAACCTGGTAGAATCAGGAAAATTCAACGTAGTAAAATAA
- a CDS encoding PorP/SprF family type IX secretion system membrane protein, whose translation MKYLYGILLFTASVLITPALVAQDIHLSQFYETPILRNPALIGIFNGDVRVQAVYRNQWNNVTTAYQTGTLSGEIKFPVGQGNDYLTTGLQFTYDRAGTSKLQSTQVFPAINYHKSLNADKTSFLALGFMGGYVQRQFDPGNMTFDNQYTGGRFDPTMPTGEEGKLALKGYGYLDAGFGLSYNSVIREDVNYYLGVGYYHFQGAKVSFYADKTILLQPKLTFNAGISIPVDERVKVIAEYNQLHQGTYSEYIGGGMLRYALMDRGLESTKSISGGLFLRWNDAIIPTVKLDMDKYELGMSYDTNISQLRTASQSFGGFEISLVFKGFLNSRNSTLESVNCPRF comes from the coding sequence ATGAAATACTTATACGGCATATTACTGTTTACGGCAAGCGTGTTAATTACACCGGCACTGGTTGCGCAAGACATCCACCTGTCGCAGTTCTATGAAACGCCTATACTCCGCAACCCTGCGCTGATAGGTATTTTCAATGGAGATGTGCGGGTACAGGCCGTATACCGTAACCAATGGAATAATGTCACCACCGCCTACCAGACAGGTACGCTCAGTGGTGAGATCAAATTTCCGGTAGGTCAGGGGAATGATTACCTTACCACCGGCCTGCAGTTTACCTACGACAGGGCAGGAACGTCGAAGCTGCAGTCGACACAGGTATTCCCCGCCATCAACTACCATAAATCGCTGAATGCCGACAAGACAAGTTTTCTTGCTTTGGGTTTTATGGGCGGTTATGTACAGCGCCAGTTCGACCCCGGCAACATGACATTCGACAACCAGTATACCGGTGGCCGGTTCGACCCTACCATGCCTACCGGCGAGGAAGGTAAGCTGGCCCTCAAGGGCTATGGCTACCTGGATGCCGGTTTCGGGCTGAGTTATAACAGTGTAATCCGGGAAGATGTGAATTATTACCTGGGGGTGGGCTATTACCATTTTCAGGGTGCCAAAGTGTCCTTTTATGCCGATAAAACGATCCTGCTCCAGCCCAAACTGACGTTCAATGCCGGTATCTCCATTCCGGTGGATGAGCGGGTAAAGGTGATTGCAGAATATAACCAGTTGCACCAGGGAACCTACTCTGAGTATATTGGCGGCGGTATGCTACGGTATGCCCTCATGGACCGTGGACTTGAATCCACAAAAAGCATTTCCGGCGGCCTCTTCCTGAGATGGAACGATGCCATTATCCCGACGGTAAAGCTCGATATGGATAAGTATGAGCTGGGTATGTCCTATGATACCAATATCTCACAGCTGAGAACGGCTAGTCAGAGTTTCGGGGGATTTGAGATATCGTTGGTGTTTAAAGGCTTCCTGAACAGTCGGAACAGTACGTTGGAAAGTGTGAATTGCCCAAGATTTTAG